One window from the genome of Mycolicibacterium gadium encodes:
- a CDS encoding bifunctional 3-(3-hydroxy-phenyl)propionate/3-hydroxycinnamic acid hydroxylase: MSPDQVDVAIVGAGPSGLTLANILGLQGVRTLIVEERDTLIDYPRGVGLDDEALRTFQSIGLVDRVLPHTVPNQILRFFDAKRRLLAEMAPPDARFGWPKRNGFVQPMVDAELCGGLDRFDHVGVRWGHRMENCVETPDGVTLEFADAKEPVRARYVVGCDGGRSATRRLMGVSFDGTTSSTRWLVVDIANDPLGHPNSEVGADPKRPYVSISIAHGIRRFEFLIHDDETDELANDPAFVRQMLAQRVPHPERVDMIRHRVYTHHSRIAGSFRRGRLMLAGDAAHLMPVWQGQGYNSGIRDSANLGWKLAAVVNGQAGDALLDTYDIERRKHARAMIDLSTMVGRVISPTNRRVAALRDRVIHGASLVPTLKRYVLEMRFKPMPRYQQGAVFHAENSPENSPTGTLFIQPRVDTREDQNVLLDDVLGAGFAVLCWSNNLRAVLGDEAFSRWKALGASFIEARPMTQLHWTGHDDTDVTVVGDRTGALKSWFDVFTDSVLFVRPDRCIAGACIAQRAPELSTSLFDVLCLTREGGSSSHGDNGPVLHVAQSAAEPSGTVAGSS; encoded by the coding sequence ATGAGTCCCGACCAGGTCGACGTCGCCATCGTCGGAGCCGGACCGTCCGGTTTGACTCTGGCGAACATCCTTGGGTTGCAGGGTGTCCGGACGCTGATCGTCGAAGAGCGCGACACCCTCATCGACTATCCCCGTGGGGTTGGACTGGACGACGAGGCGCTGCGGACGTTCCAGTCCATCGGTCTGGTCGACCGTGTCCTGCCGCACACCGTGCCTAACCAGATCCTGCGATTCTTCGACGCCAAACGCCGACTGCTCGCCGAGATGGCACCGCCGGACGCGCGGTTCGGCTGGCCCAAGCGCAACGGCTTCGTCCAGCCGATGGTCGACGCCGAGCTATGCGGCGGGCTCGACCGCTTCGATCATGTCGGCGTGCGGTGGGGGCACCGAATGGAGAACTGCGTCGAAACCCCAGACGGTGTCACGCTCGAATTCGCTGACGCCAAGGAGCCCGTGCGTGCCCGCTACGTCGTCGGGTGTGACGGCGGGCGCAGCGCCACCCGACGGCTGATGGGAGTCTCGTTCGACGGCACCACGTCCTCGACGCGCTGGCTGGTGGTCGACATCGCGAACGATCCGCTCGGCCACCCGAACAGCGAAGTCGGCGCCGATCCCAAGCGGCCGTACGTGTCGATCTCCATCGCCCACGGCATCCGCCGCTTCGAGTTCCTGATTCACGACGACGAGACCGACGAACTCGCCAATGATCCGGCGTTCGTCAGACAGATGCTCGCGCAACGGGTTCCGCATCCCGAGCGGGTCGACATGATCCGCCACCGCGTCTACACCCACCACTCACGAATCGCAGGTTCGTTCCGCAGGGGACGCTTGATGCTGGCGGGCGACGCCGCGCACCTGATGCCGGTGTGGCAGGGCCAGGGCTACAACAGCGGCATCCGTGATTCCGCCAACCTCGGGTGGAAGCTCGCCGCGGTGGTCAACGGCCAGGCCGGCGACGCCCTCCTGGACACCTACGACATCGAGCGCCGCAAACATGCACGGGCGATGATCGACCTGTCCACCATGGTGGGGCGCGTGATCTCGCCGACGAACCGGAGGGTGGCCGCTCTTCGCGACCGCGTCATCCACGGCGCATCGCTCGTGCCGACGCTGAAGCGCTACGTGCTCGAGATGCGGTTCAAGCCGATGCCGCGGTATCAGCAGGGGGCGGTGTTCCACGCCGAGAACAGTCCGGAGAATTCGCCGACGGGCACGCTGTTCATCCAGCCACGCGTCGATACGCGCGAGGATCAGAACGTCTTGCTCGACGACGTCCTCGGCGCCGGTTTCGCCGTGCTGTGCTGGAGTAACAATTTGCGTGCCGTTCTCGGCGACGAGGCGTTCAGCCGCTGGAAGGCGTTGGGGGCCAGCTTCATCGAAGCACGGCCGATGACCCAGCTGCACTGGACCGGCCACGATGACACCGATGTGACGGTCGTCGGTGACCGGACAGGCGCGCTCAAGTCGTGGTTCGACGTCTTCACCGACTCCGTGCTGTTCGTGCGCCCCGATCGCTGCATCGCGGGCGCATGTATCGCGCAGCGTGCGCCAGAGCTGAGCACATCGCTGTTCGACGTCCTCTGTCTGACCCGGGAAGGAGGCTCGAGTTCCCATGGCGACAATGGCCCTGTGTTGCATGTCGCACAGTCCGCTGCTGAACCTTCCGGGACCGTCGCGGGATCTTCTTGA
- a CDS encoding 3-carboxyethylcatechol 2,3-dioxygenase: MSHSPLLNLPGPSRDLLDDVESALAAARGFVADFDPELVVVFSPDHYNGFFYRTMPPFCIGTAARGVGDYGTYAGPLDVPGDIANDCARAVLESGVDVAISAGMDVDHGTVQPLEKLFGDATFRPVIPIFINSVATPLGPLRRVRALGAAVGTFLGTLGKRVLVVGSGGLSHDPPVPTLATAPPAALARIVGGEPMTPEQRQARQVAVMDAAQAFAHGDSPLQPLNPEWDQAFLDLVDANRLDEVDAWSNGWIEQQAGHSAHEIRTWIAAFAALAAHGRYQTGHRFYRAAPELIAGFAVRTAVCNP, encoded by the coding sequence ATGTCGCACAGTCCGCTGCTGAACCTTCCGGGACCGTCGCGGGATCTTCTTGACGACGTCGAGTCCGCACTGGCCGCCGCGCGCGGTTTCGTCGCGGACTTCGATCCCGAACTGGTCGTGGTCTTCTCACCAGATCACTACAACGGCTTCTTCTACCGGACGATGCCTCCGTTCTGCATCGGTACCGCGGCCCGGGGTGTCGGCGACTACGGCACCTATGCCGGCCCGTTGGATGTTCCCGGGGACATCGCCAACGACTGCGCACGTGCGGTCCTCGAATCTGGAGTGGACGTTGCGATTTCGGCCGGCATGGACGTCGACCATGGCACGGTCCAACCGCTGGAGAAGCTCTTCGGTGACGCGACGTTTCGGCCGGTGATCCCGATCTTCATCAACTCGGTCGCCACCCCGCTCGGGCCACTTCGTAGGGTGCGGGCACTGGGCGCCGCCGTCGGCACCTTCCTTGGCACCTTGGGCAAGCGCGTGCTGGTCGTGGGTTCCGGTGGTTTGTCTCACGATCCGCCGGTGCCGACGCTGGCCACCGCACCGCCGGCCGCGCTCGCGCGCATCGTGGGTGGGGAACCGATGACGCCGGAGCAGCGGCAGGCGCGACAGGTGGCGGTGATGGACGCTGCGCAGGCGTTCGCGCACGGGGACAGCCCGCTGCAGCCGCTGAACCCGGAATGGGATCAGGCGTTTCTCGACCTCGTCGACGCGAATCGCCTCGACGAGGTGGACGCCTGGTCGAACGGCTGGATCGAGCAGCAGGCCGGCCATTCGGCACACGAAATCCGTACGTGGATCGCCGCGTTCGCTGCGCTGGCGGCGCACGGCCGGTACCAGACGGGTCACCGGTTTTATCGCGCGGCACCGGAACTCATCGCGGGATTCGCCGTGAGGACGGCGGTGTGCAACCCATGA
- a CDS encoding FAD-binding protein, producing MTPDSFDHTVDVLVIGSGGGGMTAALAADARGLDTLVVEKSPQFGGSTALSGGGIWVPGAPSQREAGYVPDPDGVFDYLQRITGGLVSDARLRAYVDSAPEMMEFLERHSRWFEFVWKPGYADYYPELPGGSELGSTINVPAIDLRELGDEEQNLLRPLALAPKGIWFAPKDLRLFYQVRQNWRGKAVLVKLIWRMFRARVFGDRMAAIGQSLAARMRLALKERNIPLWLSAPMTELITDVDGTVTGAVVERDGHAQRIGARHGVILAAGGFDHDMEWRRQHLPVLEKDWSFGNPASMGDGIRAGEKVGGSTDLLDEAWWFPAMCWPDGRLQFMLNERMMPSQFVVNGEGKRFINEAAPYMDFAHAMIEGHNSGVAHIPCWLVTDIRSFHRYVVGGHLPIPKVPFAPVPTGWKVPKAWLESGVVVEANSFEELATKIGAPPTQLRATADRFNELARKGHDDDFNRGDSAYDNYYGDPTLPNPNLYPLGKPPYYAFQIILGDLGTSGGLRTDEYARVLRSDDSFVKGLYAVGNTSAAVMGRSYAGAGATIGPAMTFGYVAAKHIADQLPGNALQSGPQTGSTLKIERY from the coding sequence ATGACCCCCGATTCGTTCGACCACACCGTCGATGTGCTCGTCATCGGCTCCGGCGGTGGTGGAATGACCGCGGCGCTGGCCGCCGATGCGCGGGGCCTCGACACGCTCGTGGTCGAGAAGTCACCGCAATTCGGTGGTTCCACCGCACTGTCGGGCGGCGGTATCTGGGTACCGGGGGCGCCGTCGCAACGCGAGGCCGGCTACGTACCCGATCCCGATGGCGTGTTCGACTACCTGCAGCGAATCACCGGCGGCCTGGTCAGCGACGCACGGTTGCGCGCGTATGTCGACAGCGCGCCGGAGATGATGGAGTTCCTCGAGCGGCACAGCCGGTGGTTCGAATTCGTCTGGAAACCCGGGTATGCCGACTACTACCCCGAGTTGCCCGGCGGCTCGGAGTTGGGCAGCACCATCAACGTTCCCGCGATCGACCTGCGCGAGCTGGGTGACGAGGAGCAGAATCTGCTGCGGCCGTTGGCCCTGGCGCCCAAGGGGATCTGGTTCGCCCCCAAGGATCTTCGGCTGTTCTATCAGGTGCGGCAGAACTGGCGCGGAAAGGCCGTGCTGGTGAAGCTCATCTGGCGGATGTTTCGCGCTCGGGTCTTCGGCGACCGGATGGCCGCAATCGGCCAATCGTTGGCGGCCAGGATGCGTCTGGCGCTCAAGGAACGCAACATCCCGCTATGGCTGAGCGCACCGATGACCGAGCTGATCACCGACGTCGACGGAACGGTCACGGGTGCGGTGGTCGAGCGCGACGGTCATGCTCAGCGCATCGGTGCGCGGCACGGTGTCATCCTTGCCGCCGGCGGCTTCGACCACGACATGGAGTGGCGCAGGCAGCATCTGCCGGTTCTCGAGAAGGACTGGAGCTTCGGTAATCCCGCGTCGATGGGCGATGGGATCAGGGCGGGGGAGAAGGTCGGCGGCTCGACCGACCTGCTCGACGAGGCGTGGTGGTTCCCCGCCATGTGCTGGCCCGACGGCAGGCTCCAGTTCATGCTGAACGAGCGAATGATGCCGTCACAGTTCGTGGTCAACGGCGAGGGTAAGAGGTTCATCAACGAGGCGGCGCCCTACATGGACTTCGCCCACGCGATGATCGAAGGACACAACTCCGGCGTCGCGCACATCCCGTGCTGGCTCGTCACCGACATCCGTTCGTTCCATCGCTATGTCGTCGGCGGCCATCTGCCCATCCCGAAGGTGCCGTTCGCGCCGGTACCCACTGGGTGGAAGGTGCCCAAGGCATGGCTGGAGTCCGGAGTCGTCGTAGAGGCCAACAGCTTCGAGGAGCTCGCGACCAAGATCGGCGCACCCCCTACACAGCTACGCGCCACCGCCGATCGCTTCAACGAGCTGGCCCGCAAGGGTCACGACGACGACTTCAACCGCGGGGACTCCGCCTACGACAACTACTACGGCGACCCGACGCTGCCCAACCCCAACCTGTACCCGCTGGGCAAGCCGCCGTACTACGCGTTCCAGATCATCCTCGGCGACCTCGGCACCTCGGGCGGGCTGCGCACCGACGAGTACGCGCGCGTGCTCCGCTCCGATGACAGCTTCGTGAAGGGCTTGTACGCCGTCGGCAATACGTCGGCCGCGGTGATGGGACGCAGCTACGCCGGCGCTGGCGCGACCATCGGGCCGGCCATGACCTTCGGCTACGTGGCCGCCAAGCACATCGCAGACCAGTTGCCCGGCAACGCTCTTCAGTCTGGGCCACAGACCGGTTCGACACTCAAGATCGAAAGGTATTGA
- a CDS encoding LLM class flavin-dependent oxidoreductase has product MKISLFYEFPLPRPWSDDDEHKLFQDGLDEVEAADKAGFSTVWLTEHHFLEEYCHSTAPEIFLSAASQRTKDIRLGFGIMHLPPAVNHPARVAERVATLDLLSNGRVEFGTGESSSVGELGGFGIDPADKRAMWEEALEVSIRCMTEEPFTGFKGQHVEMPPRNVVPKPLQKPHPPVWVACTRPASVSMAAQKGLGALSFAYTGPGPLTERVNGYYKEFEESAVPVTPQMNPNILAIGGDLSMMVAKTDEQAIERLGKGGGFFAFGIMHYYMTGMHTPGRTGVWERHLEEIEKDPSIVYGPDRGPIGSPATVREFLRGYEESGVDELILLLTPRRHEETMESIELMGKEVLPEFIERDEKARAEKAKRLEPVLARAEARRPKSKAPLFDETYAFGGLPTGRENYTANEVSLAMDEMNAGIEAAAAKLKTGEGWTSRNPAADKS; this is encoded by the coding sequence ATGAAGATCTCGCTGTTCTACGAATTCCCGCTGCCGCGGCCGTGGAGTGACGACGACGAGCACAAGCTTTTCCAGGACGGCCTCGACGAGGTGGAGGCAGCCGACAAGGCCGGCTTCTCCACGGTGTGGCTGACCGAGCACCACTTCCTCGAAGAGTACTGCCATTCCACTGCACCCGAGATCTTCCTGTCGGCGGCGAGCCAGCGCACCAAGGACATTCGCCTCGGATTCGGCATCATGCACCTGCCTCCCGCGGTCAACCATCCCGCGCGGGTGGCGGAGCGCGTCGCCACCCTCGACCTGCTGTCCAACGGGCGGGTGGAATTCGGCACCGGGGAGTCGTCCTCGGTGGGTGAGCTCGGCGGGTTCGGCATCGATCCGGCCGACAAGCGTGCGATGTGGGAGGAGGCCCTGGAGGTCTCGATCCGCTGCATGACCGAAGAGCCGTTCACCGGCTTCAAGGGCCAGCACGTCGAGATGCCCCCGCGTAACGTCGTTCCCAAGCCGTTGCAGAAGCCGCACCCGCCGGTCTGGGTCGCCTGTACGCGTCCCGCCTCGGTGTCGATGGCCGCCCAAAAGGGCCTCGGCGCACTGAGTTTCGCCTACACCGGTCCCGGCCCGCTGACCGAGCGCGTCAACGGGTACTACAAGGAGTTCGAAGAGAGCGCGGTACCGGTCACACCGCAGATGAACCCCAACATCCTCGCGATCGGCGGCGACCTGTCGATGATGGTCGCCAAGACCGACGAGCAGGCCATCGAGCGGCTCGGAAAGGGCGGCGGCTTCTTCGCGTTCGGGATCATGCACTACTACATGACCGGCATGCACACCCCAGGCCGAACAGGTGTCTGGGAACGTCACCTCGAGGAGATCGAAAAGGACCCGAGCATCGTCTACGGCCCGGACCGCGGCCCGATCGGCAGCCCGGCGACGGTGCGCGAGTTCCTACGCGGTTACGAGGAGAGCGGTGTCGACGAACTGATCCTGCTCCTGACACCGCGTCGACACGAGGAGACGATGGAGTCCATCGAGCTGATGGGCAAGGAGGTCCTTCCCGAGTTCATCGAGCGCGACGAGAAGGCCAGGGCCGAGAAGGCCAAGCGGCTCGAGCCCGTCCTCGCGAGGGCCGAGGCGCGTAGGCCCAAGTCGAAGGCGCCGTTGTTCGACGAGACCTACGCCTTCGGTGGTCTGCCCACCGGTCGCGAGAACTACACCGCCAACGAGGTGTCGCTGGCGATGGACGAAATGAACGCCGGCATCGAGGCGGCGGCGGCGAAACTCAAGACGGGCGAGGGGTGGACGAGCAGAAATCCTGCCGCTGATAAGAGTTGA
- a CDS encoding coniferyl-alcohol dehydrogenase — translation MTDELWRYDGRRVVVTGCASGIAADVARQLAGLGAEVIGLDIRPPESDIGEFISLDLQDPESIDVAAAAIGGRVDALFNIAGVSSGIRDPLRVVTINFLGTRRFTESLVPSMPPGSSIACVSSLAASAYRENAAVTAGLVDTDTMAEGIDWCERHQEAVADGGGYRLSKEAIILYGMANVVALGAKGIRINCTAPGVTDTPILDQLRSAYGQEFLDSFHTPLGRAATPEEQASVLVFLNSKAASYITGQVIWVDGGTTGETDLAGSVTRR, via the coding sequence GTGACTGACGAGCTGTGGCGCTACGACGGCCGCCGGGTCGTCGTCACCGGATGTGCTTCGGGCATCGCCGCCGATGTGGCGCGGCAGCTCGCCGGTCTCGGTGCCGAGGTGATCGGCCTCGACATCCGGCCGCCCGAGTCCGACATCGGCGAGTTCATCTCGCTCGATCTCCAGGATCCGGAATCGATCGACGTGGCGGCGGCGGCGATCGGCGGTCGCGTCGATGCCTTGTTCAACATCGCTGGGGTGTCTTCTGGGATCCGCGATCCCCTGCGGGTGGTCACCATCAACTTCCTGGGTACGCGGCGATTCACCGAGTCGCTGGTGCCCTCGATGCCACCCGGGTCTTCCATCGCCTGTGTGTCGTCGTTGGCCGCGTCGGCTTATCGGGAGAACGCCGCGGTCACGGCGGGCCTGGTCGACACTGACACGATGGCCGAGGGAATCGACTGGTGTGAGCGCCATCAGGAGGCGGTCGCTGACGGAGGGGGCTACCGGCTATCCAAGGAGGCGATCATCCTGTACGGCATGGCCAATGTCGTGGCGCTGGGCGCCAAGGGAATCCGGATCAACTGCACCGCACCCGGCGTCACGGACACCCCGATTCTCGACCAACTGCGGTCGGCGTATGGCCAGGAGTTCCTCGACTCCTTCCACACGCCGTTGGGTCGCGCGGCCACGCCCGAAGAACAGGCCAGCGTGCTGGTCTTCCTGAACAGCAAAGCGGCCAGTTACATCACCGGACAGGTGATCTGGGTGGACGGCGGCACGACCGGCGAGACAGACCTGGCGGGATCGGTGACGCGACGATGA
- a CDS encoding cyclase family protein, which translates to MPSMTDFRRVADDVRNWGRWGDDDEIGTLNFITAEKIAQAAGLVRHGKLFPLGVDFGSSGPQGAFHFRQNPLHVMTIDGGDASTLAEYGPPWLKNPAAMQLSEYWTSGPMRFNDDVIIMPLQAATQWDALSHVYYEDKLYNGFPASSVTSLGAFHCGIDKVDGRGITSRGVLLDIVRLRGVKTYCELGDPITPAELDEAARNQGVTVERGDIVLIRTGWWARFLETRDGAEPGAGLDWTCASWLHDHEVAAVAADNLMVENPVPGIDGCFLPMHMLCLRDMGLMLGEYWDLTALAEDCAADGVYEFQLIAPPLRVTGAVGSPVNPIAIK; encoded by the coding sequence ATGCCCAGCATGACCGACTTCCGGCGGGTCGCTGACGACGTCCGCAACTGGGGGCGGTGGGGCGACGACGACGAAATCGGCACGCTCAACTTCATCACGGCGGAGAAGATCGCCCAAGCCGCCGGTCTGGTCCGACACGGCAAGCTCTTTCCGCTGGGTGTCGACTTCGGGTCGTCCGGGCCGCAGGGGGCGTTCCACTTCCGGCAGAACCCGCTGCACGTGATGACGATCGACGGTGGTGATGCGAGCACGCTGGCCGAGTACGGCCCGCCCTGGTTGAAGAATCCCGCCGCGATGCAGCTCAGCGAGTACTGGACCAGCGGCCCAATGCGATTCAACGACGACGTCATCATCATGCCGCTGCAGGCCGCGACCCAGTGGGATGCGTTGTCGCACGTCTACTACGAGGACAAGCTGTACAACGGCTTCCCCGCGAGTTCGGTGACCAGCCTCGGCGCTTTTCACTGCGGTATCGACAAGGTCGACGGCCGGGGCATCACGTCCCGCGGCGTGCTGCTCGACATCGTGCGCCTGCGCGGCGTGAAGACGTACTGCGAGCTCGGCGACCCGATCACCCCCGCCGAACTCGACGAGGCCGCCCGCAACCAGGGAGTCACCGTCGAGCGCGGCGATATCGTGCTGATCCGAACCGGTTGGTGGGCACGCTTTCTCGAAACACGTGACGGTGCTGAACCCGGCGCGGGACTTGACTGGACCTGCGCGTCGTGGTTGCACGACCACGAAGTCGCGGCGGTCGCAGCCGATAACCTGATGGTCGAGAACCCGGTCCCCGGCATCGACGGCTGCTTCCTGCCGATGCACATGCTGTGCCTTCGCGATATGGGGCTGATGCTTGGCGAATACTGGGATCTGACGGCCTTGGCGGAGGATTGCGCGGCCGACGGAGTCTACGAATTCCAGCTCATCGCACCGCCGCTGAGGGTGACCGGCGCCGTCGGATCGCCTGTGAACCCGATTGCAATCAAGTAG
- a CDS encoding NADPH-dependent FMN reductase has protein sequence MTASTTTGGAPLIVGLGGTLRANSSTERAIRYCLASVERQGGRTRFFSGPDLDLPMYAPHELERTPKALELVSALRDADAVVVGSPGYHGAISGLVKNALDYIEDLREDPRVYLDNTPWGCISCAYGWQAAVGTLGQLRSIGHALRAWPTPLGVAINSADKIWDDAGELKDSSICDQLDMLATQVLTFAQTAWETT, from the coding sequence ATGACCGCAAGCACAACCACCGGCGGGGCACCGCTCATCGTCGGTCTCGGCGGAACGCTGCGCGCCAACTCGTCGACCGAGCGGGCGATTCGCTACTGCCTGGCATCGGTCGAACGCCAGGGCGGACGCACCCGCTTCTTCAGTGGGCCCGACCTGGACCTCCCGATGTACGCACCACACGAGCTGGAGCGCACCCCCAAGGCGCTCGAACTGGTCAGTGCCCTGCGCGACGCCGATGCCGTCGTCGTCGGGTCACCGGGATACCACGGTGCGATATCGGGTTTGGTCAAGAACGCGCTCGACTACATCGAGGACCTCCGAGAGGATCCGCGCGTCTACCTCGACAACACGCCCTGGGGTTGCATCAGTTGCGCCTACGGCTGGCAGGCGGCAGTGGGCACCCTTGGCCAGCTGCGTTCCATCGGACACGCACTGCGGGCCTGGCCGACACCGCTCGGTGTGGCGATCAACTCCGCCGACAAGATCTGGGACGACGCAGGCGAGCTGAAGGACTCCTCGATCTGCGACCAACTCGACATGCTGGCCACCCAGGTGCTCACCTTCGCGCAGACCGCGTGGGAAACCACGTGA
- a CDS encoding alpha/beta fold hydrolase, with the protein MSGEFTSARAERKSVLVDGLVTGYLEAGQGDPVILLHGGEFGVNAEIAWENNIAALAHQHRVLALEMLGFGESAKVIDFNDGRGMRIRHIARFCDAVGVESAHFVGNSMGAVNLFVDATSESPVLPARSMVMICGGGEIQRNEHSAALYDYDATPEAMRRIVEALFYDPAYVADEAHVQRRYESSIAPGAWEALAAARFRRPGLEPPPLPSSARAYDRITVPTLIVEGGGDKLLPRGWAAEIAAQIPSARSTVIPDVGHCPQIEQPAAVNDLLLAFLAEQREGAAT; encoded by the coding sequence ATTTCGGGGGAGTTCACGTCTGCTCGCGCAGAGAGAAAGAGCGTCCTGGTCGACGGCCTTGTCACGGGTTATCTCGAGGCGGGACAGGGCGATCCGGTCATTCTGCTGCACGGCGGTGAATTCGGTGTCAACGCCGAGATCGCCTGGGAGAACAACATCGCCGCGCTCGCGCATCAGCATCGCGTCCTCGCACTGGAGATGCTGGGGTTCGGCGAGTCCGCGAAGGTCATCGACTTCAACGACGGTCGTGGGATGCGGATCCGTCACATCGCACGGTTCTGCGATGCCGTCGGCGTCGAGTCGGCGCATTTCGTCGGGAACTCCATGGGTGCGGTCAACTTGTTCGTGGACGCCACGTCGGAGTCACCGGTGCTCCCCGCCCGCAGCATGGTGATGATCTGCGGTGGAGGCGAGATCCAGCGCAACGAGCACTCGGCCGCGCTTTACGACTATGACGCCACGCCAGAAGCCATGCGGCGCATCGTCGAAGCCCTCTTCTACGACCCCGCCTATGTGGCCGACGAGGCGCACGTGCAGCGACGGTACGAGTCAAGCATCGCGCCTGGTGCGTGGGAAGCACTGGCGGCAGCGAGGTTTCGCCGGCCCGGGCTGGAACCGCCGCCGCTACCGTCGAGCGCACGGGCTTACGACCGGATCACCGTGCCGACGCTGATCGTCGAGGGCGGCGGCGACAAACTGCTCCCGCGCGGCTGGGCGGCGGAGATCGCCGCGCAGATCCCGTCCGCGCGTTCGACAGTGATTCCCGACGTCGGGCACTGCCCGCAGATCGAACAACCCGCGGCCGTCAACGACCTGCTGCTGGCGTTCCTGGCCGAGCAGCGCGAAGGAGCAGCGACATGA
- a CDS encoding SDR family NAD(P)-dependent oxidoreductase encodes MTDELARKVAIVTGGASGLGEGLARRFAAEGAKVLIGDVDTESGAALAADIGANAVFVEADVSDVDQVSALVSAAVDRFGGLHVMVNNAGVSGTMHRRFLDDDLADFHKVMAVNVLAVMAGTRDAARHMSQHGGGSIINLTSIGGIQAGGGVMTYRASKAAVIQFTKSAAIELAHYEIRVNAIAPGNIRTAIVRKSASGADLEELEQFEAKIREQMRNDRPLKREGTMEDVAEAALYFATDRSRYVTGTVLPIDGGTSAGKVVARKPKSD; translated from the coding sequence ATGACTGACGAACTGGCCCGCAAGGTCGCGATCGTCACCGGGGGCGCGTCAGGCCTTGGGGAAGGGCTGGCACGCAGGTTCGCCGCCGAGGGCGCCAAGGTACTGATCGGCGACGTCGACACCGAAAGCGGTGCCGCACTTGCCGCGGACATCGGCGCCAATGCAGTGTTCGTCGAAGCCGACGTGTCCGACGTCGATCAGGTGAGCGCCCTGGTGTCGGCGGCCGTCGACCGTTTCGGCGGCCTGCACGTCATGGTCAACAACGCGGGGGTGTCGGGCACGATGCACCGCCGTTTCCTCGACGACGACCTCGCGGACTTCCACAAGGTGATGGCGGTCAACGTGCTGGCGGTGATGGCGGGAACCCGTGATGCCGCGCGACACATGTCGCAGCACGGCGGCGGCTCCATCATCAACCTGACGTCGATCGGCGGCATCCAGGCCGGCGGCGGCGTGATGACCTACCGGGCGTCGAAGGCCGCCGTCATCCAGTTCACCAAGTCGGCGGCAATCGAGTTGGCGCATTACGAGATTCGGGTGAACGCCATCGCGCCCGGCAACATCCGAACCGCGATCGTGCGCAAGTCGGCATCGGGGGCGGATCTCGAGGAGTTGGAGCAGTTCGAGGCGAAGATCCGCGAGCAGATGCGCAACGACCGCCCACTCAAGCGCGAGGGCACCATGGAGGACGTCGCCGAAGCGGCGCTCTACTTCGCCACCGACCGCTCACGCTATGTCACCGGCACCGTCCTGCCGATCGATGGCGGTACGTCTGCGGGCAAGGTGGTCGCACGTAAGCCCAAGTCCGACTAG
- a CDS encoding alpha/beta fold hydrolase: MTDSRFTDNGDARIHYLDSGGDDRGAPVVFVPGMTCIADDYTEVLPLFGRRTVVIDLRGHGRSSAPVTGYDAATLSTDVGAVVDAVTDGPVHVVTFSRGTTYALTWAVENFERVRSVAIGDYVPEEKVLTPEMSRRLLDGRWRGTPVTERLDVDAANKTFRAARERSMWGRLAQQRLPLLVVRSGERFLVGEPQWTRYQELFPHARLVEFPDSPHDIFRPDRARFPRLVAEHANRADDGS, translated from the coding sequence ATGACCGACTCCCGGTTCACCGACAACGGCGACGCCCGGATCCACTATCTCGACTCCGGCGGCGACGACCGCGGCGCTCCCGTGGTCTTCGTGCCCGGCATGACGTGCATCGCCGACGACTACACCGAAGTCCTGCCGCTGTTCGGTCGCCGAACCGTCGTGATCGACCTGCGGGGCCATGGCCGCAGCAGTGCTCCCGTGACCGGATACGACGCGGCCACGTTGAGCACCGACGTCGGCGCGGTGGTCGACGCCGTCACCGACGGGCCGGTTCACGTGGTGACGTTCTCTCGGGGCACGACCTACGCGCTGACGTGGGCGGTCGAGAACTTCGAGCGTGTTCGCTCCGTCGCGATCGGCGACTATGTGCCGGAGGAAAAGGTGCTTACTCCGGAGATGTCGCGTCGCCTGCTCGACGGTCGCTGGCGCGGAACGCCGGTGACCGAGCGCCTCGACGTGGACGCCGCGAACAAGACGTTCCGCGCCGCACGGGAACGGTCAATGTGGGGTCGCCTTGCGCAGCAGCGACTTCCGCTGCTCGTGGTGCGCAGCGGCGAGCGCTTCCTCGTCGGAGAGCCGCAGTGGACGCGATACCAGGAACTGTTCCCGCACGCGCGACTGGTCGAGTTTCCCGACTCGCCCCACGACATTTTCCGGCCCGACCGAGCACGATTCCCTCGCCTGGTCGCCGAACACGCCAACCGTGCCGACGACGGCAGCTAG